A genomic region of Bdellovibrionales bacterium contains the following coding sequences:
- a CDS encoding glycosyltransferase family 9 protein, which produces MLIVHLEALGAVLRATSILLAMKRKYPLSHITWVTQSPADKLLENNPYIDRILTTHPNDLLELSSREFDFCFVVDKSLKAIGVTKQTHFEKAFGFVADSKTGAILPATPAADELWRIGLDNHLKFFKNKKPETQLLIESLELGPFVRDPYVIELSESEKALSQNRRKEWGGEGYTLIGINTGCSQAIPYKKMTIEKHRELIRDLSFLDGIRIVLLGGIEDAARNLEIGKGLPVIQSPTQEGLRHGLVNVAACDIVVTGDSLGMHMGIGLRKWVVAWFGPTCSHEIDFYDRGVAVLADVPCGPCWRRSCHNQNMCYDQVDLRQIIAGVQEGKIWHNSSIRQHLLETSFSPSL; this is translated from the coding sequence ATCCTTATCGTTCATTTGGAGGCTCTCGGAGCTGTTTTGAGGGCGACATCGATTCTTTTGGCGATGAAGCGCAAATATCCATTGAGCCACATCACATGGGTCACCCAGTCTCCTGCAGATAAACTTTTGGAAAACAATCCATACATTGATCGAATTCTCACGACCCATCCCAACGACCTGCTGGAACTCTCATCGAGGGAATTCGATTTTTGTTTCGTCGTTGATAAATCACTGAAGGCCATAGGGGTAACTAAACAAACTCATTTCGAAAAGGCTTTTGGTTTTGTTGCGGATTCCAAAACGGGGGCTATTTTACCAGCGACACCGGCCGCCGATGAGCTTTGGCGCATAGGATTGGATAACCATTTGAAATTCTTCAAAAATAAAAAGCCTGAGACTCAGCTGCTTATCGAGAGTTTGGAGCTCGGCCCATTCGTCAGGGATCCTTACGTCATTGAGCTAAGTGAGTCTGAAAAAGCACTCTCTCAAAATCGTCGGAAAGAGTGGGGTGGAGAAGGATACACTTTGATTGGAATTAACACGGGATGCAGTCAGGCAATTCCTTATAAGAAAATGACAATAGAAAAGCATCGTGAATTGATTCGTGATCTTTCTTTCTTAGATGGAATTCGCATAGTCCTTCTTGGAGGCATTGAGGATGCCGCGCGAAATCTGGAAATTGGAAAGGGGCTTCCCGTGATTCAGTCTCCTACACAGGAGGGGTTACGTCATGGACTGGTCAACGTAGCGGCTTGTGATATAGTCGTCACCGGAGATAGTTTGGGCATGCACATGGGAATTGGATTGAGAAAGTGGGTCGTCGCGTGGTTCGGTCCCACCTGTTCTCACGAAATTGATTTCTATGACAGAGGAGTCGCAGTATTGGCTGATGTTCCCTGCGGACCATGCTGGCGTCGAAGTTGTCATAATCAGAATATGTGCTACGATCAGGTCGACTTGCGGCAAATTATTGCCGGAGTCCAAGAGGGAAAGATTTGGCACAACTCGTCTATCAGACAGCATTTATTGGAGACCTCCTTCTCTCCATCCCTTTGA
- a CDS encoding glycosyltransferase family 9 protein — MAQLVYQTAFIGDLLLSIPLILHLRKRNPEVPIHLVCRKGFGSFFIELSLVDRVFEVDKSEGNVSYRRLLKGLLSERYDRVWCVHESVRSALVVRRINAQKRVGFSHWWNSGFFDLRVKRPLQLPEVLRQLTLLAGDDQDLAFQIADLKQFENPTTLSSWDSTQTPAIPVWASMDLMDEGVLSLAVRDKVAAEARSQRSQLGLDSQKYVVMAPGSVWPTKRWTLAGYSDLIKELTKQNFGIVLTGSKQERDLCEQISLAVPSAKNWAGRTSLFSTFALMTQSAFFVGNDSGASHLAVCASIPVITQFGPTTLKLGYRPWSDRAQVVQEDLKCRPCGKHGARVCPLGTHECMERIKSQHVLAAIEKMGLIKKS; from the coding sequence TTGGCACAACTCGTCTATCAGACAGCATTTATTGGAGACCTCCTTCTCTCCATCCCTTTGATTCTGCATTTGCGCAAAAGAAATCCAGAGGTGCCAATCCATTTGGTATGTCGAAAGGGATTTGGATCGTTTTTCATTGAATTGAGTCTTGTTGATCGGGTCTTCGAAGTTGATAAGAGCGAAGGGAATGTTTCCTACCGTCGCCTATTGAAAGGTCTTTTGTCCGAACGATATGACCGCGTTTGGTGTGTTCATGAATCTGTTCGGAGTGCGCTCGTCGTGAGACGAATCAATGCCCAAAAGCGCGTTGGTTTTTCACATTGGTGGAATTCTGGATTTTTTGATCTTCGAGTGAAGCGTCCTCTGCAGCTTCCTGAAGTATTGAGACAGCTAACTTTGCTTGCGGGCGATGATCAAGATTTAGCTTTCCAAATAGCGGATTTAAAACAATTTGAAAATCCAACCACTCTGAGTTCCTGGGATTCTACTCAAACTCCTGCCATTCCCGTATGGGCATCAATGGATCTCATGGACGAAGGAGTTCTTAGTCTAGCGGTAAGGGATAAAGTTGCTGCGGAGGCGCGATCCCAGCGAAGCCAATTGGGTTTAGACAGTCAAAAATATGTGGTGATGGCACCAGGTAGCGTTTGGCCCACGAAGCGATGGACCCTTGCGGGGTATTCAGATTTGATAAAAGAGCTGACAAAGCAAAATTTTGGGATCGTTTTGACGGGATCAAAGCAAGAAAGAGATCTTTGCGAGCAAATATCCCTTGCCGTTCCTTCAGCAAAAAACTGGGCCGGACGAACGAGCCTATTTAGCACATTTGCTCTTATGACACAGTCGGCTTTTTTTGTTGGAAACGACAGTGGGGCATCTCATTTGGCGGTTTGCGCCTCGATTCCCGTCATTACGCAGTTTGGCCCGACGACCTTGAAGTTGGGCTACAGACCTTGGAGTGATCGTGCACAGGTTGTTCAAGAAGATCTCAAGTGCCGACCCTGTGGAAAGCATGGGGCTCGGGTCTGTCCTTTAGGCACTCACGAATGCATGGAGCGGATCAAGTCTCAGCACGTGCTGGCAGCGATAGAAAAAATGGGTCTCATCAAGAAATCTTGA
- a CDS encoding flagellin FliC, protein MGIRVATNIAAINAQRSMASSQRSMQTSYAQLSSGSRITKAADDAAGLSISETLKSTIRGYSQAQRNANDGISMIQVAEGGLGEVSNILTRLRELGVQAASDTVGDQERKFVNMEVQQLKSEIQRIAESNRFGDAKLLDGSGSEYAFQIDVNNNDFQDRIAFDASKQNATLESLGIDNFDFSDKVDAREALSVLEAAQRNVNGMRANLGAIQNRLVSTSDNLGVAIENFSAANSRIRDTDMATSSAELTRNSVLLNASIGVLAQANQTPTAALRLLQ, encoded by the coding sequence ATGGGTATCAGGGTCGCCACCAATATCGCCGCAATCAACGCGCAAAGATCAATGGCTTCTAGCCAACGAAGCATGCAAACTAGCTACGCTCAATTGAGTAGTGGTAGCCGAATCACCAAAGCAGCAGACGATGCAGCTGGCCTATCTATATCTGAGACTTTAAAGTCAACCATTCGTGGATACAGTCAAGCTCAGCGCAACGCAAACGATGGAATTTCGATGATTCAGGTCGCAGAGGGTGGCCTTGGAGAAGTGAGCAACATATTGACTCGCCTGAGAGAGCTGGGAGTTCAGGCCGCCTCCGACACCGTCGGCGATCAAGAGAGAAAATTTGTCAATATGGAAGTTCAACAGCTCAAATCTGAGATCCAACGTATCGCCGAATCAAATCGATTTGGAGACGCGAAATTGCTTGATGGATCAGGATCTGAATATGCATTTCAAATTGATGTGAATAACAATGACTTTCAAGATCGAATTGCCTTTGACGCCTCCAAACAGAACGCAACCCTTGAATCTCTCGGTATCGACAACTTCGACTTTTCGGATAAAGTCGATGCCCGCGAAGCACTCAGTGTTCTTGAGGCAGCCCAAAGAAACGTAAACGGAATGAGAGCCAATCTTGGCGCCATACAAAACCGTTTGGTCTCCACAAGTGATAATCTTGGTGTCGCTATCGAGAATTTCTCAGCTGCCAACAGTCGGATTCGTGATACTGACATGGCAACATCATCCGCGGAATTGACCAGAAACAGTGTGCTATTGAACGCTTCAATTGGAGTTCTGGCACAAGCCAATCAAACTCCAACCGCGGCTTTGAGACTTCTTCAATAA
- a CDS encoding lysophospholipid acyltransferase family protein, giving the protein MTNWMQKSCAWLVKGMCLCVISLPRRIQLALGDLIGILWFDILRIRRQLVLENLQRAFPNLTYKEHLKIGRRSLCNMGRTAVEFCYFPFLKTQNLSRYFTIYGYDKLLEAQKRERGVCLLTCHLGAGDFGTAALSLKGLPVHLISKEFKIEWINRLWFGLREKMGTRFIKARHSSFDILRALKANHFVIFVQDQFMGPPIGAKTKFFGIETGSALGLSVIARKTHSPILPIYIYRQDDGRGIIMIEDELIWEEQENKESTLVHMTQKFNDKIEEIVRLHPDQWMWVHRRWKKFTH; this is encoded by the coding sequence GTGACAAATTGGATGCAGAAATCTTGTGCTTGGTTAGTTAAAGGAATGTGTTTATGCGTCATTTCGTTGCCAAGGCGCATCCAACTTGCCTTGGGAGACCTCATTGGTATTTTGTGGTTTGATATTTTACGTATCCGACGCCAGCTTGTTCTTGAAAATCTTCAAAGAGCATTTCCAAATCTTACATATAAAGAACATTTGAAAATTGGCCGCCGTTCATTGTGTAACATGGGTCGGACAGCTGTGGAATTTTGTTATTTTCCTTTCTTGAAGACTCAGAATTTGTCTCGCTATTTCACTATTTATGGTTATGACAAGTTGTTGGAAGCGCAAAAGAGAGAGCGTGGGGTCTGCTTGTTGACCTGTCATTTGGGAGCTGGCGATTTTGGAACTGCTGCACTTTCTCTCAAGGGCTTGCCAGTTCATTTGATCTCCAAGGAATTTAAAATTGAGTGGATCAATCGGCTATGGTTTGGGCTAAGGGAAAAAATGGGCACTCGTTTCATCAAAGCCCGTCATAGCAGTTTTGATATTTTGCGGGCCCTGAAGGCCAATCATTTTGTTATTTTTGTTCAAGATCAATTTATGGGTCCTCCTATTGGGGCAAAAACGAAATTTTTTGGTATTGAAACGGGAAGTGCTCTCGGGTTATCCGTAATTGCACGAAAAACTCATTCTCCAATCCTGCCCATTTATATTTACAGGCAGGACGACGGTCGAGGAATTATCATGATTGAGGACGAATTAATCTGGGAAGAGCAGGAAAACAAAGAGTCCACTCTTGTACACATGACTCAGAAGTTTAATGATAAGATAGAGGAAATTGTGAGGCTGCATCCGGACCAATGGATGTGGGTTCATCGCCGATGGAAGAAGTTCACCCACTAG
- a CDS encoding DUF3108 domain-containing protein: MGKSKRIVHRGLLFYLLCLLFSCASGVLQYKQVEKLEINEEYDKMIRVKEIPQTKPVSDLAPVSQGSVQSAEASLAKGSKGPLVDPFVQGEKIVLSVSYFRMRAGELSLESRPLVEVNGRKAYHFLMRIKSHSLFDRIYAVDDWAETFLDYEELTPYNLAVHLKESKQIKESRSVYDFAKLEADFWEKRVTSDQGEENKKISWKIEPYSQNVLSAIFYLRTFSLKQGKIITFKIADSGKNILFRAEVVREESIEFKEKDIQTSVLKIEFEQDGVFQKTGDVFIWLTKDDRKFPVRIESKIKIGTLVGSLQSLQPSL; the protein is encoded by the coding sequence TTGGGTAAATCTAAAAGAATCGTCCACAGGGGACTCCTTTTTTATTTACTTTGCCTTCTCTTCTCGTGTGCGTCGGGCGTACTTCAATATAAACAGGTAGAAAAGCTAGAGATCAATGAAGAATACGATAAAATGATTCGAGTTAAGGAAATTCCTCAAACTAAGCCCGTGAGTGACTTAGCCCCGGTATCACAGGGGTCGGTTCAGTCTGCAGAAGCAAGTTTGGCAAAAGGGTCCAAGGGACCTCTTGTTGATCCCTTCGTACAGGGAGAGAAAATTGTTCTTTCAGTGAGCTATTTCAGAATGAGAGCTGGCGAGCTTTCCCTGGAGTCCCGCCCATTGGTTGAGGTCAATGGCAGAAAAGCTTATCACTTTTTAATGCGGATTAAGAGCCATAGTTTATTTGATCGTATCTACGCAGTCGATGATTGGGCCGAAACATTTTTAGACTACGAGGAATTGACTCCTTACAATCTTGCTGTTCATTTAAAAGAGTCAAAGCAGATTAAGGAAAGTAGATCTGTTTATGATTTTGCCAAACTCGAAGCAGATTTCTGGGAGAAGCGAGTTACCAGCGATCAGGGAGAAGAGAACAAGAAAATTTCATGGAAAATAGAGCCCTATTCTCAAAATGTCTTGAGTGCAATCTTTTACCTGAGGACTTTCAGCTTGAAGCAGGGAAAGATCATAACTTTCAAGATTGCCGATTCTGGAAAGAATATCTTATTCCGTGCAGAAGTTGTGAGGGAAGAATCCATTGAATTTAAGGAAAAAGATATCCAAACCTCAGTCCTGAAAATTGAATTTGAACAAGATGGTGTGTTTCAAAAGACTGGGGATGTTTTTATTTGGCTCACGAAGGACGATCGAAAATTTCCCGTTCGAATAGAGAGTAAGATTAAAATTGGTACTTTGGTGGGGTCTCTTCAAAGTCTTCAACCTAGCCTTTAG
- the lpxB gene encoding lipid-A-disaccharide synthase codes for MSFQVLVVAAEASSALYAQRLLEYWKRQNRDLRAFGVGTRAMEDLGFERLGKSEEMAVVGIQEVISHWGIIKGAFNSLLAEAKKRRPDVALLLDYPDFNLRLAAKLKKLGIPVVYYISPQVWAWRQGRVKTIKKCVDKMLVLFPFEKEFYDNHKVPCQFVGHPLLDELDEVGSNEEESDRVRNRFGIKSDDVLLGLMPGSRESEIKHHLHIQLETAEWLLKKFPRLKVALLVAPTLDKEKLQLAMGDIKIPLRIIQMSPIDMVKMTDVVLAASGTATLLVGLLEKPMIIMYRMNSLTAYLAKKFVKHIPYFGMINLILGKENLS; via the coding sequence ATGAGTTTTCAGGTGCTGGTAGTTGCAGCGGAGGCCTCAAGTGCGCTCTATGCTCAGCGATTGCTTGAATATTGGAAAAGACAAAATAGAGATTTGAGAGCTTTTGGTGTTGGAACCAGAGCAATGGAAGATCTTGGATTTGAGCGCCTTGGCAAATCTGAGGAAATGGCCGTTGTGGGAATTCAAGAGGTGATTTCTCATTGGGGTATTATCAAGGGGGCCTTTAACAGCCTTTTGGCAGAGGCGAAGAAGCGACGTCCTGATGTCGCTTTATTGCTGGATTATCCCGATTTTAATCTTAGGCTAGCAGCAAAACTCAAGAAATTGGGAATACCTGTCGTTTATTATATTTCCCCGCAAGTTTGGGCTTGGAGACAGGGAAGGGTCAAGACCATCAAAAAGTGCGTAGACAAAATGCTTGTCCTCTTTCCTTTTGAGAAGGAGTTTTATGATAATCATAAAGTTCCATGCCAATTTGTTGGTCACCCCCTTTTAGATGAGTTGGATGAGGTAGGTTCTAATGAGGAAGAGAGTGACCGTGTCCGAAATCGCTTTGGAATCAAATCTGATGACGTGCTTTTGGGGCTTATGCCGGGAAGTCGCGAATCAGAGATTAAGCATCATCTTCATATCCAGCTCGAAACGGCCGAATGGCTTCTTAAAAAATTTCCACGATTGAAAGTGGCGCTCTTGGTTGCACCCACTTTGGATAAGGAAAAACTACAGCTTGCTATGGGTGATATTAAAATACCGTTGAGGATTATTCAGATGTCTCCGATCGACATGGTGAAAATGACAGACGTTGTTCTCGCTGCTAGTGGGACCGCCACGCTTCTGGTGGGTCTTCTCGAGAAGCCCATGATTATCATGTATCGCATGAATTCTCTCACAGCATATTTGGCAAAAAAATTTGTGAAACACATCCCGTACTTTGGAATGATCAATTTGATTTTGGGCAAAGAAAACTTGTCCTGA
- a CDS encoding Gfo/Idh/MocA family oxidoreductase: MKQSPLRCAVIGVGYLGRFHAQKYKALPNVDLVGVCDSSKERSQEVGRELGVPSFADYKSLVRQVDAVTVASTTSSHFEIAKFFLENRVHVQVEKPMTMNSKEGEELCRLAETHGLKLQVGHIERFNPAFIAVRERLKNPLFMECHRLAPFKPRGFDVSVVLDLMIHDLDVVLSLVNSEPVAVSAIGTPVLTREIDIANARVEFKCGAVANITASRVSQKSERKFRVFQANQYLSMDFGGGEVALLTKTGDWSGENVPLEQQSWNLEKGDALMAETIAFVDCIQKQTAPIVSGHDGLVALRLAEQIDREIRQRRERVVAQ; this comes from the coding sequence ATGAAGCAGAGCCCCTTGCGGTGTGCCGTCATTGGAGTTGGATATTTGGGCCGATTCCACGCCCAAAAATATAAGGCCCTACCCAATGTCGATTTGGTGGGAGTTTGCGATTCAAGTAAGGAGAGGAGCCAGGAGGTTGGGCGTGAACTGGGAGTCCCATCATTTGCCGACTATAAATCGCTAGTTCGTCAGGTAGATGCGGTGACGGTTGCTTCTACCACGAGCTCTCATTTTGAAATTGCTAAATTTTTTTTAGAAAATAGGGTTCATGTGCAGGTTGAAAAGCCGATGACGATGAACTCCAAAGAGGGTGAGGAGCTTTGTCGGCTGGCCGAGACACATGGCTTGAAGCTCCAAGTTGGACACATTGAGAGGTTTAATCCGGCTTTTATTGCGGTAAGGGAAAGATTAAAAAATCCCTTATTTATGGAATGTCACCGCCTTGCGCCCTTTAAACCTCGCGGATTTGACGTCTCTGTTGTTCTCGATCTTATGATTCATGATCTTGATGTGGTCTTGTCCTTGGTTAATAGCGAGCCCGTTGCGGTCTCAGCGATCGGCACTCCTGTTTTGACAAGGGAGATTGATATTGCAAACGCGAGAGTTGAATTTAAGTGTGGAGCAGTTGCAAATATCACCGCCTCTCGCGTATCACAAAAATCTGAGAGAAAATTTCGAGTTTTTCAAGCCAATCAATACTTATCAATGGATTTTGGAGGGGGAGAAGTGGCTCTTCTGACCAAAACGGGAGATTGGAGTGGTGAAAACGTCCCTCTGGAGCAGCAGAGTTGGAATCTGGAAAAAGGTGACGCCCTCATGGCGGAGACGATAGCTTTTGTCGATTGTATTCAGAAGCAAACCGCACCTATCGTGAGTGGGCATGATGGGCTTGTTGCTTTGAGACTGGCCGAACAGATTGATCGAGAAATACGCCAGCGTCGGGAGCGGGTTGTGGCCCAATGA
- the lpxK gene encoding tetraacyldisaccharide 4'-kinase, whose translation MKQKIALEEREQQSESQKNWKCFYLPKMGFRKMKGPLNMDSDPFGFLYQGVMSLRNWFYDSGICLSHKLSVPVVSVGNLTAGGTGKTPIVADLVAWSQQLKIPVGVISRGYKGSYKGVQRVSSDVHAIPIWGDEPTMLARRFPDIPVFVHPDRVLAGEMLLEQTPVRWFLADDAFQHRRLHRQMDIVVCDLSAPLWHLNSLPKGRARERLSSLERAHFVVLNKRNLGSEENCAAWRQAVEKWVSLDRIIEVSYSLLETRSVADGIALKKAEAVWLVSGIGNPSSFESLAKQAGYSIRGHSIFVDHHDYSQADVQNILSDLKKAQVNKVLTTSKDLTKLIGHSDLTGLLFEARLGLLWGDGRDKLDAEILCLVS comes from the coding sequence ATGAAGCAAAAAATCGCCTTGGAAGAAAGGGAGCAACAGTCAGAGTCGCAGAAGAATTGGAAATGTTTTTATCTCCCAAAAATGGGATTCAGAAAGATGAAAGGTCCTCTGAACATGGACTCTGATCCTTTTGGCTTTCTCTATCAGGGAGTCATGAGTTTGCGGAATTGGTTCTACGATTCGGGTATCTGTCTGAGTCACAAACTGAGCGTACCTGTTGTCAGCGTCGGTAATCTCACGGCCGGTGGAACAGGAAAAACTCCCATTGTTGCGGACCTTGTGGCCTGGTCCCAGCAATTGAAAATCCCAGTCGGCGTTATCAGTCGAGGATACAAGGGATCTTACAAGGGCGTTCAGAGAGTCTCATCTGATGTTCATGCAATACCGATCTGGGGTGATGAACCGACAATGTTGGCGAGAAGATTTCCTGATATTCCTGTGTTTGTTCATCCTGATCGCGTTTTGGCAGGCGAGATGCTCCTAGAGCAAACACCCGTGAGATGGTTCCTTGCCGATGATGCTTTTCAACACCGGCGGCTCCATAGACAAATGGACATTGTGGTTTGTGATCTTTCAGCCCCACTTTGGCATTTAAATTCCTTGCCGAAAGGGAGAGCGCGGGAGAGGCTGAGTTCTTTGGAAAGAGCTCACTTTGTTGTTCTCAATAAGAGAAATCTAGGCAGCGAAGAAAACTGCGCGGCTTGGCGACAGGCAGTAGAGAAATGGGTTTCGTTGGATCGGATTATAGAGGTGAGCTATAGTTTGTTGGAAACGCGCTCAGTTGCGGACGGCATTGCCTTGAAAAAAGCTGAGGCCGTTTGGCTTGTTTCTGGTATAGGAAATCCTTCATCCTTCGAATCCTTAGCTAAGCAGGCGGGTTATTCGATAAGGGGACATTCGATCTTTGTAGATCATCATGATTATTCTCAAGCTGACGTGCAAAATATTCTGAGTGACCTAAAAAAGGCCCAAGTAAATAAGGTATTAACAACGAGTAAAGATTTGACCAAACTCATTGGGCACAGTGACCTCACGGGGCTTCTCTTTGAAGCAAGGCTAGGGCTGTTATGGGGAGACGGGCGTGACAAATTGGATGCAGAAATCTTGTGCTTGGTTAGTTAA
- a CDS encoding BamA/TamA family outer membrane protein, translated as MIWRNNLTYGFIQSNDPGKSEPFNELFLLGGANSLRGYDWFSIGKKVRSQKAYDEAIAAGDQYASYTALRPYGGTQQFYYNLEFQFPLITEANINGVVFYDIGNADDTLALSDFRSDAGFGFRWFSPIGPLRFEWGFPFERKLQFREDSINFQFAIGAPF; from the coding sequence TTGATATGGCGAAACAATTTAACTTATGGTTTCATTCAATCCAATGATCCAGGTAAGAGCGAGCCCTTTAACGAATTATTTTTATTGGGAGGAGCGAACAGTCTTCGTGGATATGATTGGTTTTCGATAGGGAAAAAGGTCAGGAGTCAGAAGGCCTATGATGAAGCGATAGCAGCAGGCGATCAGTATGCGAGCTACACGGCGCTTCGTCCTTATGGCGGAACTCAACAATTCTATTACAACCTTGAATTTCAGTTCCCACTCATTACCGAGGCAAATATCAATGGCGTTGTTTTTTATGATATTGGTAATGCCGATGATACCCTGGCATTGAGTGATTTTCGAAGCGATGCGGGATTTGGATTTCGTTGGTTTTCGCCGATCGGTCCACTTCGATTCGAATGGGGATTCCCATTTGAGAGGAAATTGCAGTTCAGAGAGGATTCGATTAACTTCCAATTTGCTATTGGTGCTCCATTCTAA
- the fabZ gene encoding 3-hydroxyacyl-ACP dehydratase FabZ, producing MDKLIARTEGPSPNSREGWKIIALKNMTINEHFFTGHFPHRSVVPGVILIEAMAQAGALAAYRPTDPQMDVAIAFIRNAKFRVPVVPGDAMIIKAEILRERKNMILMGCFIEVDHQKVAEAEIMAYMTDVSPQSN from the coding sequence GTGGATAAGCTTATTGCTAGAACTGAAGGTCCCTCTCCGAATTCGCGGGAGGGGTGGAAAATTATTGCCCTTAAGAACATGACTATCAATGAGCACTTTTTTACGGGACATTTTCCTCATCGATCAGTGGTGCCAGGCGTTATTCTCATTGAGGCGATGGCTCAGGCGGGGGCGTTGGCGGCATATCGACCAACGGATCCACAAATGGATGTGGCGATTGCCTTTATCAGAAATGCCAAATTTCGCGTTCCCGTTGTTCCCGGAGATGCAATGATCATAAAGGCCGAAATTTTGCGCGAGCGTAAGAATATGATTCTCATGGGTTGCTTTATTGAGGTGGACCATCAAAAGGTTGCTGAGGCCGAAATTATGGCCTATATGACAGACGTGAGTCCCCAGTCCAACTGA
- a CDS encoding OmpH family outer membrane protein, whose translation MLLFALSASVWAETPLKLGYVDMQKAIQTTTVGKKAKETLEAEFNKKKKELEKKEADIKAMNEDFEKKKLVLSDEVKEKKTNEIRTQMMKYQELVGQSQLEIQKKERDLTLPIVKKLREILEKVAQKEGYTMVLEKSEQNVLFAVKEVDLTDRLIKDFEAAK comes from the coding sequence ATGCTATTGTTCGCTCTTTCGGCTTCTGTTTGGGCGGAGACACCCTTAAAGCTTGGTTATGTGGACATGCAAAAAGCAATTCAAACAACCACGGTGGGGAAGAAAGCGAAAGAGACCCTTGAAGCAGAATTCAACAAGAAAAAGAAAGAACTTGAAAAGAAGGAAGCCGATATTAAGGCAATGAATGAAGATTTCGAAAAAAAGAAGTTGGTTCTTTCTGATGAAGTAAAGGAAAAAAAGACCAATGAAATTCGGACACAGATGATGAAATATCAGGAATTGGTTGGTCAAAGTCAGCTTGAGATTCAAAAGAAGGAGCGTGACTTGACTTTGCCGATTGTAAAAAAACTGAGGGAAATTCTTGAAAAGGTGGCGCAGAAGGAAGGGTACACAATGGTCTTGGAGAAGTCTGAGCAGAATGTTCTCTTTGCGGTAAAAGAGGTCGACTTGACGGACCGCTTAATCAAGGACTTCGAGGCGGCAAAATAG